One region of Babylonia areolata isolate BAREFJ2019XMU chromosome 29, ASM4173473v1, whole genome shotgun sequence genomic DNA includes:
- the LOC143274672 gene encoding putative E3 ubiquitin-protein ligase MID2, translated as MAGTVSGATSRDLECPVCRQDLSQPKMLPCSHLACRGCVLSMLHAACGTEDPPSPLPACPTCKVPIVGGAGGGAGGGVVALAEEDLQALVDGLPTDLATMTLLDSHKVLSSQHVCKVCENSVAATSFCLHCHVKLCRTCAKGHAKLPALQHHLLEDLTHLTAQRLAASILSRCKTHDDRPAEVFCSAHSELICMLCATTNHRGCSEVKVIPDMAKEKRLALKQDVAALREREKVLSVQVKEVKDMFKVLRKRVKDTWDDLLQNVKRRRVELSGAIQAEEDCAMATVSQWEKTRAAIRTNASSLESLADTAPDVALLGMLSKLTSRLRELDQRSRTSEKAGPIVDVAFETQKLNHLKSVVSGLGVRAPCFNT; from the exons ATGGCGGGCACAGTGAGCGGGGCCACCAGCCGTGACCTGGAGTGCCCGGTGTGCCGCCAGGACCTCAGCCAGCCCAAGATGTTGCCGTGCAGCCACCTGGCATGTCGGGGCTGTGTGCTGTCCATGCTGCACGCCGCGTGTGGCACAGAggacccgccctcccccctccctgcctgcccCACCTGTAAGGTGCCCATCgtgggaggggcgggtgggggggcaggtgggggcgtCGTGGCCCTGGCGGAGGAGGACCTTCAGGCCCTGGTGGACGGACTGCCCACAGACCTGGCCACCATGACTCTGCTGGACAGCCACAAG GTCCTCAGCAGCCAGCATGTGTGCAAGGTGTGTGAGAACAGCGTGGCGGCCACGTCTTTCTGCCTGCACTGTCACGTCAAGCTGTGCCGCACGTGCGCCAAGGGCCACGCCAAGCTGCCCGCCCTGCAGCACCACCTGCTGGAGGACCTCACCCACCTCACGGCGCAGCGATTGGCTGCCAGCATTCTCTCGCGATGTAAGACCCACGACGATAGGCCGGCAGAGGTCTTCTGCTCCGCCCACTCCGAGCTCATTTGCATGCTGTGCGCCACGACCAATCATCGGGGTTGTTCAGAGGTGAAGGTCATTCCTGACATGGCCAAAGAAAAGAGGCTGGCGCTTAAACAGGACGTGGCGGcgttgagggagagggagaaggttcTGTCAGTTCAG gtCAAGGAGGTCAAGGACATGTTCAAGGTCCTGCGCAAGCGGGTCAAGGACACGTGGGATGACCTCCTGCAGAACGTGAAGCGACGTCGCGTGGAGCTGAGCGGGGCCATCCAGGCTGAGGAGGACTGCGCCATGGCCACGGTCAGCCAGTGGGAGAAGACCCGGGCCGCCATCAGGACCAACGCCAGCTCCCTGGAGAGCCTGGCGGACACCGCCCCGGATGTGGCCCTCCTGGGCATGCTCAGCAAGCTGACGTCACGCCTGCGCGAGCTGGACCAGCGGAGCAGGACCTCGGAGAAGGCAGGGCCCATAGTGGACGTGGCTTTCGAGACGCAGAAACTGAACCACCTCAAGTCGGTCGTCTCGGGTCTAG GGGTTCGAGCCCCGTGTTTCAACACCTGA
- the LOC143274939 gene encoding uncharacterized protein LOC143274939 codes for MLLVFLFAMIGLSMAGPFPPEQPPPDCNQLPNGVVWLGGCGSFGVCDNGQYRQIDCLNGTVVDPRNVQCVPRNNAAFPCNVDPASMDCSAHVNNPGYRLPFTQQAPDNNRPPCSYYYTCSYGVFLAFQWCPDGTVYDEGNQRCSEPNQVPPPCGIASPTGGSNPPRPFPPGRFNQNQQDLYGQQVPDQGGPLNPFQQQQQQQPQNPGYLG; via the exons ATGCTTCTGGTCTTCCTCTTCGCCATGATCG GTCTGAGCATGGCTGGCCCGTTCCCACCCGAGCAGCCTCCACCCGACTGCAACCAGCTGCCCAACGGGGTGGTGTGGCTAGGTGGGTGTGgcagttttggtgtgtgtgacaaCGGACAGTACCGCCAGATTGACTGCCTCAACGGCACTGTTGTGGACCCACGGAACGTGCAGTGTGTGCC GCGTAACAACGCGGCGTTCCCCTGCAACGTGGACCCAGCCAGCATGGACTGCAGTGCCCACGTGAACAACCCCGGGTACCGCCTGCCCTTCACCCAGCAGGCACCCGACAACAACAGGCCACCCTGCAGCTACTACTACACCTGCTCCTATGGCGTCTTCCTCGCCTTCCAGTGGTGTCCGGAcg GCACGGTGTATGACGAGGGAAACCAGCGGTGCAGCGAACCGAACCAAGTTCCCCCTCCCTGTGGCATCGCTTCACCCACGGGTGGTTCAAATCCCCCCCGGCCCTTCCCTCCAGGCCGCTTCAACCAGAACCAGCAGGACCTGTACGGGCAGCAAGTTCCGGACCAGGGCGGGCCGTTGAACCcatttcaacaacagcaacagcaacaaccccaaaacccggGCTATCTTGGCTAA